A single window of Bacillus mesophilus DNA harbors:
- a CDS encoding ABC transporter permease, whose translation MASNLFAQMGYLSRFILQQDRLRLSLWIISLTFFTLIVPLSFKGLYSSQQERDAMAQTMANPAMTAMTGPANLNNYTLGVMTTHQMLLMTATVVAIMSILLVTRHTRANEEDGRLEMLRALPTGRLSYLNAALLVLTVTCITLALISGFGLYILGIESMNLEGSLLYGTALGATGLFFAGVTAVFAQLSDSSRGTIGYSIGALLIAYLFRAITDVSNETLSWISPLAWVTKAKVYDDNNWWPIVFMILTSFVLYILANYLNAIRDVDRGFLPSKPGRKYASIFLQSPIGLALRLQRVGMISWAIGMYVLGASYGSVLGDLETFFSDNEAMKQLLPPVEGVSLIEQFIPMLMIVVSLLATIPPVMSMNKLRSEEKKERIVHLLAKNVSRTKLIGSYFMISIVNGFIMLSLAAFGLWSVGTTVVEGGLSFEMIVGAAISYYPATLVMISIAVLLIGIFPRFTSFIWLYVFYSFIVLYLGGLFQFPDWVGNISPYGHVPQTPIEDFSLLPLILLSMVAMMLTAIGVIGFNKRDIEG comes from the coding sequence ATGGCTAGTAATTTATTTGCTCAGATGGGTTACCTCTCTCGTTTTATTTTGCAACAGGACCGGCTACGGCTCTCTCTCTGGATAATATCCCTCACTTTTTTTACGTTGATTGTGCCACTATCATTTAAGGGATTGTATAGCTCTCAACAGGAAAGAGACGCAATGGCACAAACGATGGCGAATCCAGCTATGACTGCCATGACTGGCCCTGCTAATTTAAACAATTACACACTTGGTGTTATGACTACACATCAAATGCTTCTCATGACGGCAACAGTAGTAGCAATAATGAGTATTCTGCTTGTCACTCGTCACACTCGAGCCAATGAAGAGGATGGTCGCTTAGAAATGCTTCGTGCTTTACCAACCGGACGTCTTTCTTATTTGAATGCAGCTTTACTTGTATTGACTGTTACCTGCATTACATTAGCATTAATTAGTGGGTTTGGACTTTATATACTTGGAATTGAGAGTATGAATTTGGAAGGTTCATTATTATACGGTACAGCCTTAGGTGCAACTGGCTTGTTTTTTGCGGGCGTAACTGCTGTCTTTGCACAGTTGAGTGATAGTTCCCGTGGCACGATTGGCTATTCAATTGGAGCCTTACTAATCGCTTATTTATTTAGAGCCATTACCGATGTAAGTAATGAGACATTATCTTGGATTTCTCCTCTAGCATGGGTAACAAAAGCAAAAGTGTATGATGACAATAATTGGTGGCCGATTGTATTCATGATTTTAACTTCATTTGTTCTTTACATTTTGGCTAATTATTTGAATGCAATTCGTGATGTAGATCGTGGCTTTTTACCATCCAAACCTGGCAGGAAGTATGCTTCTATCTTCTTGCAAAGTCCCATTGGTCTCGCTTTAAGATTGCAACGAGTTGGAATGATATCTTGGGCAATTGGAATGTATGTATTAGGTGCTTCATATGGATCTGTTTTAGGAGACCTCGAAACCTTCTTCTCAGATAATGAAGCAATGAAACAATTACTTCCGCCAGTTGAAGGGGTTTCGTTAATTGAGCAATTTATCCCGATGTTGATGATTGTCGTCTCACTACTAGCAACAATTCCCCCAGTTATGAGTATGAATAAACTGCGTAGTGAGGAGAAGAAGGAACGTATTGTTCACCTTTTAGCTAAAAATGTATCACGAACAAAGCTAATAGGAAGTTATTTTATGATATCGATTGTAAATGGTTTTATCATGTTATCACTTGCTGCTTTTGGATTATGGTCAGTGGGGACTACAGTGGTTGAAGGTGGCTTATCGTTTGAGATGATCGTTGGTGCGGCTATATCGTACTATCCAGCCACCTTAGTCATGATTAGCATAGCAGTTTTATTGATTGGTATTTTCCCAAGATTTACGAGTTTCATATGGCTATATGTTTTTTACTCATTTATTGTCCTTTACTTAGGAGGGTTATTCCAATTTCCAGATTGGGTCGGCAACATTTCTCCTTATGGACACGTGCCCCAAACACCAATTGAGGACTTTTCATTACTGCCATTAATTCTATTAAGCATGGTTGCGATGATGTTGACGGCAATTGGTGTTATTGGATTTAATAAACGGGATATTGAGGGGTAG
- a CDS encoding ATP-binding cassette domain-containing protein, whose amino-acid sequence MNILEVTNLTKKFGEFTALDGVNFTVQKGEVLGFIGPNGAGKSTTIRVLLGILKASGGDASIFGKDAWKDAVDIHKRIAYVPGDVNLWPNLTGGEVIDLFLKLNSKVNKQRRDELIKRFDLDPSKKCRTYSKGNRQKVALVAAFSSEADLYILDEPTSGLDPLMEKVFQECVMEVKNQGKSVLLSSHILSEVEKLCDRVCIIRQGQIIETGTLHELRHLTRTQILVETKEPITGLKELSGIHEVEKNHHGISFQVDSDQLDHVVKHISQFGIIKLESAPPTLEDLFMRHYEGGTKTRVGGIQ is encoded by the coding sequence GTGAACATTTTAGAGGTAACCAATTTAACGAAAAAATTTGGTGAGTTTACTGCTCTTGACGGTGTTAACTTTACTGTTCAGAAAGGTGAGGTACTAGGTTTTATCGGACCGAATGGTGCAGGGAAATCAACAACGATTCGAGTGTTATTAGGGATATTAAAGGCATCTGGTGGGGATGCTAGTATTTTTGGAAAGGATGCCTGGAAAGATGCTGTAGATATACATAAGCGTATTGCTTATGTACCTGGTGATGTAAATCTATGGCCTAACTTAACAGGTGGAGAGGTCATTGATTTATTTTTAAAGTTAAACAGTAAAGTTAATAAACAAAGACGTGATGAGTTAATTAAAAGATTTGATTTAGATCCATCAAAAAAGTGTAGGACGTATTCTAAAGGAAATCGACAAAAGGTTGCTTTAGTTGCTGCATTCTCATCCGAAGCGGACTTATATATACTAGACGAACCAACTTCTGGACTTGATCCATTAATGGAAAAGGTTTTTCAGGAATGTGTGATGGAAGTGAAAAATCAAGGGAAAAGCGTTTTGTTATCCAGTCATATCTTATCAGAGGTTGAAAAGCTGTGTGATCGAGTATGTATCATTCGACAAGGTCAGATTATTGAGACAGGAACATTACATGAATTACGCCATTTAACACGAACGCAAATACTTGTTGAAACAAAAGAACCAATAACGGGTCTAAAAGAATTGAGTGGTATTCATGAAGTGGAAAAAAACCACCATGGTATTTCATTTCAGGTTGATAGTGATCAGTTAGATCATGTTGTTAAGCATATAAGCCAATTCGGAATTATTAAGCTCGAAAGCGCACCACCAACATTAGAAGATTTATTTATGCGTCATTATGAAGGGGGTACGAAAACGAGAGTAGGTGGAATTCAGTAA
- a CDS encoding DEAD/DEAH box helicase, with protein sequence MIKDHIATYRCPITLTKKAKEKIRELGLEERSFFLLEKSFQVYIEKYPMEADRILSVAVFFDNKTNVSLAEACNGVVVVLHCVVERERLIATNVTTRPGHLTLQSNWRLPVEMAFELDAQRNEPVLLELLEQIHNMPVAQESSMYVKKRIASWEGYLKIQERTADIPDMTSRYSKLVFNDDFSRVKIIGCQLDEKEWKLLKDLSVKLKGIDQDIGKVLKGTRAEGSVEVELNPYMEKLARQQRLDLHQKEVVFSNFATLSQVKRLRQGFKQLENGLAANPELERLLFENKPPVKSPKKQPPLKFHNRLNEFQREAVIGAMSAEDLYVIQGPPGTGKTTVISEICLQNAKAGLRTLVASQSNLAVDNALGRLLANKDIRILRVGRTESIEEEGKKFIEENVGQYWKDHTLSEVSTQYEAREKRAREIEVEWDSNEQEKERLQKLLAKVEAEVEAKSAAQQRINEIQSFLDQHKKDKLRAEEELELAQQQLKAIKESLQHLNDTIEKDEKFLVDEPDSEWVNKELTVNQQEIMRLQHSIELQGLEDEIIDIQLRIQQASAECDRTAEAMKKLTDLSARINDAKKVDSLKWIILEQNLNRSIEVQRLIQELDAIREDLNQLTKIKEYSDKLARAITYVEQLLERQNMSVNQLQQHMGNLTARSTSAEEIDGFLDRLREELKGSRKLTPQHLISYLEGLYGRRQFLWKKVERLKPYKECVGRAQEAIGLLKKELVSQLLPTIEETKMLNEKRQYVVVELNQKLSSVQDKLSLKKGSSEIIPHAKEILKQLQAKVLQLKNEVEEYKQARLRVEMNVQNREEMAQQLGEAEQKISRIEEGLSHVTNMIQSKEEELLPLKEILSTEPELEYEQLLKNMASVSFTRESLKQEKQKLPLFQSIQGMWRSLLQEANDHDLNEIRKLYVKHSNVIGTTCVASARKDFMESYPVFDVVIIDEVSKATPPELLLPMLKGKKIILVGDHHQLPPLLGNDTLEETLQEMADESNDFEGKVELKKLLNESLFERLFKQLPKTNKTMLAIQYRMHENIMATITQFYDQEDEQLQCGLTDSDSMRDHFLHSSHIQRNNHLLWLDMPNESSFFEERMKNGKSLFNPSELNKIGEMLKELDDAVAEAKLAGRMTADEKKSIGVISFYGEQVKRIDRLIQQELRLNHLTIRTGTVDRFQGMEMDVILLSMVRNHNNKQDDIGFAKDYRRLNVALSRARELLVLIGSTEMFTQRTKSKETRRMYTNVLEAVKSQQGLRTLEEASLHG encoded by the coding sequence ATGATAAAGGACCATATTGCGACATATCGTTGTCCGATAACTTTGACTAAGAAGGCAAAGGAAAAGATACGGGAGCTCGGGTTGGAGGAGCGATCGTTTTTTTTATTGGAAAAATCGTTTCAAGTATATATAGAAAAGTATCCGATGGAGGCAGATCGAATTCTTTCGGTTGCGGTGTTTTTTGACAATAAGACGAATGTTTCATTAGCTGAAGCGTGCAATGGGGTTGTGGTGGTTCTACATTGTGTGGTAGAACGAGAGCGTTTGATCGCAACAAATGTGACAACAAGGCCTGGACATTTGACGTTGCAGTCCAATTGGCGTCTTCCTGTAGAGATGGCGTTTGAATTGGATGCTCAGCGGAATGAACCTGTGCTTCTTGAACTACTCGAACAGATTCATAACATGCCTGTTGCTCAGGAAAGTTCAATGTATGTTAAAAAGCGAATTGCAAGCTGGGAAGGCTACTTAAAAATCCAAGAGCGGACTGCAGATATTCCTGACATGACATCACGATATTCAAAGCTTGTCTTCAATGATGATTTCAGTCGAGTTAAAATAATTGGCTGTCAATTGGATGAAAAGGAATGGAAATTACTTAAGGATTTAAGTGTAAAGCTTAAGGGGATTGACCAGGATATTGGGAAGGTATTAAAAGGGACTCGAGCAGAAGGTAGTGTAGAAGTCGAACTAAATCCATATATGGAGAAACTGGCTCGACAGCAGAGGCTCGACTTACATCAAAAGGAAGTCGTCTTTAGTAACTTTGCCACACTTAGCCAGGTGAAACGTCTGCGGCAAGGGTTTAAGCAGTTAGAAAATGGATTGGCTGCAAATCCTGAACTTGAACGTCTTTTATTCGAGAATAAGCCCCCTGTTAAATCTCCGAAGAAGCAACCACCTCTAAAGTTTCATAATCGTCTGAATGAGTTTCAGCGAGAAGCTGTTATAGGGGCAATGTCTGCAGAAGATTTATATGTAATTCAGGGCCCACCTGGAACAGGAAAAACGACTGTAATCTCTGAGATTTGCTTACAAAATGCTAAGGCAGGGCTACGGACATTGGTGGCCTCGCAATCAAATTTAGCGGTCGACAATGCACTTGGTCGATTGCTTGCAAATAAAGACATACGGATTCTTAGGGTAGGACGTACGGAAAGCATTGAAGAAGAAGGTAAAAAGTTCATTGAAGAAAATGTGGGGCAGTATTGGAAAGACCATACACTATCAGAGGTTTCCACTCAGTATGAAGCGCGGGAAAAACGAGCAAGGGAAATTGAAGTGGAATGGGATTCTAATGAACAAGAGAAAGAGCGATTGCAGAAGCTGCTAGCTAAAGTAGAGGCAGAGGTAGAAGCTAAAAGTGCAGCTCAACAGCGTATTAATGAAATACAGTCTTTTCTAGATCAACACAAGAAGGACAAGCTAAGGGCAGAAGAGGAGCTAGAACTTGCTCAGCAACAGCTGAAAGCGATAAAGGAATCACTTCAGCACTTAAATGATACGATAGAAAAAGACGAAAAGTTTTTAGTAGACGAGCCTGACAGTGAGTGGGTGAACAAGGAGTTAACCGTTAATCAACAAGAGATTATGCGACTTCAACATAGCATTGAGCTACAAGGTTTAGAAGATGAGATTATTGATATACAGCTAAGAATACAGCAGGCTTCTGCAGAATGTGATAGAACTGCTGAAGCTATGAAGAAGCTGACTGACTTATCCGCTAGAATTAATGATGCTAAAAAAGTGGATAGTCTTAAATGGATCATCTTAGAACAAAATTTAAATCGATCTATAGAAGTTCAGCGGTTAATTCAGGAGCTTGATGCGATCCGCGAAGATCTAAATCAGTTAACTAAAATAAAAGAGTATAGTGATAAGCTAGCACGTGCGATTACGTATGTTGAGCAGCTTTTAGAGAGACAGAACATGTCAGTCAACCAACTGCAACAGCATATGGGGAATTTAACTGCTAGATCTACTTCAGCTGAAGAAATTGATGGATTTCTAGATAGATTAAGAGAAGAGCTTAAAGGTAGCCGTAAACTTACGCCACAGCATCTTATTAGCTATCTGGAAGGTTTATATGGCAGAAGACAATTCCTCTGGAAAAAGGTAGAACGCTTAAAGCCATATAAAGAGTGTGTAGGTAGGGCTCAAGAGGCAATTGGGTTATTAAAGAAGGAGCTAGTGAGTCAACTTCTACCTACTATAGAAGAGACGAAAATGCTGAACGAAAAACGTCAGTATGTAGTGGTTGAGTTGAACCAGAAGCTTTCTTCTGTTCAAGATAAGCTCTCGTTAAAGAAGGGCTCATCAGAAATCATTCCTCATGCAAAAGAAATACTTAAACAATTACAAGCAAAAGTACTTCAATTAAAAAATGAGGTAGAGGAATATAAGCAAGCTAGACTTCGAGTTGAGATGAATGTTCAAAACAGGGAAGAGATGGCCCAGCAACTAGGAGAAGCAGAGCAGAAGATTTCACGAATCGAAGAAGGACTTAGTCATGTAACCAACATGATTCAAAGTAAAGAAGAGGAACTACTACCTTTAAAAGAAATACTGTCTACAGAGCCAGAACTGGAGTATGAACAACTTTTGAAAAACATGGCGAGTGTTTCTTTTACTAGGGAATCATTGAAACAAGAAAAGCAGAAACTTCCGCTTTTCCAGTCCATTCAAGGTATGTGGCGATCTCTGCTTCAGGAAGCAAATGATCATGACTTGAATGAAATCCGAAAGCTATATGTGAAGCATTCAAATGTAATTGGGACGACATGTGTGGCATCAGCTAGGAAGGATTTTATGGAGAGTTATCCTGTTTTTGATGTAGTGATCATTGATGAAGTATCAAAGGCAACTCCACCTGAATTGTTGTTACCTATGTTAAAGGGAAAGAAAATCATTTTAGTTGGAGATCATCACCAGCTTCCACCTTTATTAGGAAATGATACGCTTGAAGAAACATTGCAGGAAATGGCAGATGAAAGTAATGATTTTGAGGGCAAGGTTGAATTGAAGAAACTGTTAAACGAGTCATTGTTTGAGCGATTGTTTAAGCAGTTACCGAAAACTAATAAAACGATGCTTGCTATTCAGTATCGTATGCATGAAAACATCATGGCAACGATTACCCAGTTTTATGATCAGGAAGATGAGCAGCTTCAATGTGGTCTTACTGACTCTGATTCGATGCGAGATCACTTTCTACATTCTTCGCATATACAGAGGAATAATCATCTCCTATGGCTAGACATGCCAAACGAGTCATCATTCTTTGAGGAAAGAATGAAAAATGGAAAAAGCTTGTTTAATCCTTCTGAACTGAATAAGATTGGTGAAATGTTGAAAGAACTGGATGATGCCGTAGCAGAGGCAAAGCTAGCCGGTAGAATGACAGCTGATGAGAAGAAAAGCATTGGTGTAATCAGTTTTTACGGAGAACAAGTGAAAAGAATCGACCGATTGATTCAACAGGAGCTTCGTTTGAACCACTTAACTATTCGTACCGGGACAGTCGACCGTTTTCAGGGCATGGAAATGGATGTGATTTTACTGAGTATGGTACGTAATCATAATAACAAGCAAGATGATATTGGCTTTGCAAAAGATTATCGTAGATTGAATGTTGCCTTATCTAGAGCTAGAGAGTTGCTAGTGTTAATTGGGAGTACAGAGATGTTCACACAGCGTACGAAGAGCAAGGAAACTAGACGTATGTATACGAATGTTTTAGAAG
- a CDS encoding PstS family phosphate ABC transporter substrate-binding protein — protein MMSFKNLLVLLAMTSLILFITACGTTEKTTNTETSTGSEQAEDSEKEPALEGSVVIDGSGTVYPFMAKMAENYMDQEDVSVEVSRAGTSAGFKKFLIEDGTDFNDASRQIKDEELAKAKELGIEVQELKVALDGLTFVINKENDWATELTKEELIDIFLASSRTKNWSDIRPDFPNEPIKAMGPNENHGTYEFFWENILEEQDMVEGINLQQDYSTLVSLVSEDKNAIAFFGYGYYANNTDKLTAVKVDFGKGGVEPSLSTIAEDGDYAPFTRPVFTYLNVNLAKEKSQVLDYAIYTMENAQEIASETGFAPLSDKDIQDSLSKLNELK, from the coding sequence ATGATGAGTTTTAAAAATCTTTTAGTACTATTAGCAATGACTTCACTTATTCTTTTTATAACAGCTTGTGGTACTACCGAAAAAACAACAAATACTGAAACAAGCACAGGTTCAGAGCAAGCAGAGGATTCCGAGAAAGAACCTGCTTTAGAAGGAAGTGTTGTAATTGATGGTTCGGGTACTGTTTATCCATTCATGGCAAAAATGGCTGAAAATTATATGGATCAAGAAGATGTTTCTGTTGAAGTAAGCCGTGCAGGTACTTCTGCAGGATTTAAGAAGTTTTTAATTGAAGATGGAACTGATTTTAATGATGCTTCTCGTCAGATTAAAGATGAAGAGTTAGCTAAAGCAAAAGAACTAGGAATTGAAGTTCAAGAATTAAAGGTTGCACTAGACGGGTTAACATTTGTTATTAACAAAGAAAATGATTGGGCAACAGAACTTACGAAAGAAGAACTAATTGATATCTTCCTTGCTAGTTCTAGAACAAAGAACTGGTCTGACATTCGTCCAGATTTCCCTAATGAGCCTATTAAAGCAATGGGTCCTAACGAAAATCATGGTACTTATGAATTCTTCTGGGAAAATATCCTTGAAGAGCAAGATATGGTTGAGGGGATTAACCTACAACAAGATTACTCTACTCTAGTGAGTCTTGTTTCTGAAGATAAAAATGCGATTGCATTCTTTGGATATGGATACTATGCTAACAATACCGACAAGTTAACTGCTGTTAAGGTTGATTTCGGTAAAGGTGGAGTTGAACCTTCACTTTCTACAATCGCTGAAGATGGTGACTATGCTCCATTTACTCGTCCAGTTTTTACTTACCTTAATGTAAACTTAGCAAAAGAGAAGTCACAGGTGTTAGATTATGCAATCTATACAATGGAAAATGCTCAAGAAATCGCTTCTGAAACTGGATTTGCTCCACTATCTGATAAAGATATTCAAGATTCATTATCAAAACTAAATGAGTTAAAATAA
- a CDS encoding TetR/AcrR family transcriptional regulator, whose translation MNSNFSSLKADKKERIVNAAMKQFVLSGYDKASTNEIVKDAQISKGSLFNYFTNKKELYMYLVENAIKIMDVIYDGIDMNERDLFNRITQIGLIKLEIQKKHPLVFDFLKSTHEEQATEVKADIEKVMGNVLNEGLNRIYENLDYSRFRDDVNPEKAFQILNWTMAGFSELQLKQLTSYKNVGVELINEWNSYSDILRRCFYKD comes from the coding sequence ATTAATTCTAATTTTTCCAGTTTAAAAGCCGATAAAAAAGAGCGCATTGTAAATGCAGCAATGAAACAATTTGTGTTGAGTGGTTATGATAAGGCATCAACAAATGAAATAGTAAAAGATGCACAGATTTCTAAAGGATCATTATTTAACTATTTTACTAATAAAAAAGAGTTGTATATGTATTTGGTTGAGAATGCAATAAAGATTATGGATGTTATATATGATGGGATTGACATGAATGAAAGAGACCTGTTTAATCGGATTACTCAGATCGGCCTAATAAAATTAGAGATTCAAAAAAAACATCCATTGGTATTTGACTTCTTAAAATCTACACACGAAGAACAAGCAACAGAAGTGAAAGCTGATATTGAAAAGGTAATGGGGAATGTTTTGAATGAAGGTTTGAATAGAATATATGAAAATCTAGACTATTCAAGATTTCGAGATGATGTTAATCCAGAAAAGGCATTTCAAATTCTGAATTGGACGATGGCGGGTTTTTCAGAACTTCAATTAAAGCAACTTACGTCTTATAAAAATGTTGGAGTTGAGTTAATCAACGAATGGAACAGTTATTCAGATATCTTGAGGCGTTGTTTTTATAAAGATTAG
- a CDS encoding EAL domain-containing protein, translating to MYTQTSSEPSLAEETHLSLYLRYLLKRGKEEILFYKRLKELQKIIKNQDLSTYFQPVLDLKSGETIGYEALNRPTSKKVFTNTEEFYEFVGRSNQVFLFECFCRNLSLKRFIERLQKKADRGDSLIFINIHPNVLLDSNYHSGETLQLLSGLGIDPHQVVFELTEKSAVTDFALFEKILSNYRSQGFRIAVDDVGSGYNSLKTLIYLKPEFIKLDKSLIQHVDTNMEQQQLVKLIIDYAKQSSTKIIAEGIERVEDLVYVRELGVHFGQGYALGKPEEDVSEGKIPEIT from the coding sequence GTGTATACTCAGACAAGCAGTGAACCATCATTAGCTGAAGAAACGCATTTATCTTTATACTTAAGATACTTACTCAAAAGAGGTAAAGAAGAAATCTTATTTTATAAACGTTTGAAGGAACTACAAAAAATCATTAAAAATCAAGATTTGTCTACTTACTTTCAACCCGTTCTTGATTTAAAGTCTGGAGAAACAATAGGCTATGAAGCTTTAAATCGACCTACTTCAAAAAAGGTATTTACTAATACTGAAGAGTTCTATGAATTTGTAGGAAGGTCTAATCAAGTTTTTTTATTTGAATGTTTCTGCAGAAACCTATCTTTAAAGCGTTTTATCGAGAGGCTTCAAAAGAAAGCAGATCGCGGGGATTCACTGATTTTTATTAATATCCACCCCAATGTTTTACTGGATTCCAATTATCATAGCGGTGAAACACTTCAACTTTTATCCGGACTTGGTATTGACCCTCATCAGGTTGTATTTGAATTAACTGAGAAGAGTGCAGTTACTGACTTTGCGTTATTTGAGAAGATCCTTTCAAATTATCGTTCCCAAGGATTTCGTATTGCTGTAGATGATGTTGGCTCTGGCTATAACAGTCTAAAGACACTCATTTACCTAAAACCTGAATTTATTAAGTTAGATAAATCACTTATTCAACATGTTGATACAAATATGGAGCAACAGCAGCTGGTAAAACTGATCATTGATTATGCCAAACAATCATCTACAAAAATAATTGCAGAAGGAATCGAACGAGTAGAGGATTTAGTGTATGTCCGTGAATTAGGAGTACACTTTGGTCAAGGGTATGCTCTCGGTAAACCAGAAGAAGATGTAAGTGAAGGTAAGATTCCTGAGATAACTTAA